Genomic segment of Nitrospirota bacterium:
GAGCTGCCGAGGTCTCTTATCAAAACATTATTGCCGGGCTGGAGAATGACTTCCGCGTGGTTTTTTGAAACGAGAGAATCTTCGAGCGGAATGTCACAGACTGAAAGGCGCCCAATAACCGCTCTTTTTTGAGTGATTGAAAGTTTGTCACCTAAACTGGCCCCTTCAACGACGACAAAACATGGATGAAAATATTTATCCCGTTCCAATCTTTTTTGGAAAACCGGCGAATGAATTCGAATGGTTTTATCGTCCATATTATTGAGTGAATTTTCCCGCAGGCATTTAAGTTCTCAAAATATAGGGTAAAATGAATTCAAAAAAAGTCAAATTAATGAATATGAATAACGGTCGAAACTCGGAATTGAAGAGAATTTTGCCAGTTAATTCTGAAAAGAGTATCCTATTTTTTCATCAAAAGTATTCTAGGAGAAAACGGTTGCTTTGACAAGGAATGATTTTAAGTTATCCCCAAAAAACCCAATGTTTTAATTAGAAAAAAGTTTTTTCATAAAACCCAATATGGTTTTTTCGCTTTTATCATTTTTTGATGAATCGGTTTGAACAGGAGGGCTTTCAGGATCGGGAAGAAGCTCTTTGATGATTGGAGCAATTTCCTCAAAACTGCGGTACCGTTTTACGCGGTCATTTGAGATCATTTTTGAAATTATGTTTTTGAGGTCGAGAGGCAGGAATTTTAATTCCTCGTGAAAGGAAAGTTTATCTCCATGCCATACGGGGAGCGATCCGGAAAGCATTTCGTAAAGGATGATGCCGATTGCGAAGATATCAGTCTGAGGGGATTTCGGTTCATTCGGAATGCCGTACCAGTTAATGAGAGTCTCCTCCCGGGAATAATGTTCTTCAAGGCCGAAGTCGGAGATTTTCACTTCTCCGGAGTCCGAAAAGAGAATATTGGTCGGGCGGACATTTCCATGGATGATCCTGTTTTTGTGAGCAAAAGAGAGTCCATCGCAAATTTCCAATACGATTTTCAGGGCCTCCTGCCAGGGTATGGTTTTGACAAGTCTCTCTTTTAGATTCCCTCCGTTAATATAGCCTTCCACAATAATATAGACTCTATCATTCTCGGATACCCCGAAGACATCCACGATATTTTTATGGCGTAAAGTCGTTAAGAGTTTAGCCTCGGCGATCCCTCCTTTAGTCCGCCTGCATTTTTTTACAACCAACAACTCTTTAGTTTCCTTTTTTTGGAACAGATAAACCGCTCCGTATTGGTTTTCTCTGATGATATCGAGCAAGACAAAATGATCTTCCAGATTTGTGATCTCCTGAAGAGCTTCTTTTTTCCGGGCGGCCTGAAGGTGGCCCCCCTGGAGGAAGTCAAGGAGACTCTCTTTTAACTCATCGACGGATTTATACCGATTTGCAGGCTCTTCTTCAAGGCACTTGAGAATGATTTTTTCCAGTTGCTTTGAAATGTCAGGATTCATTTCTGACGGACGTTTGAATCCGCTGGCCGGTTTGATTCCGGTAAACATGAAATAGAGAATCACT
This window contains:
- a CDS encoding serine/threonine protein kinase, coding for MSQLGQYVVLEKIGQGGMATVYKGMQTSLNRPVAIKVLSHQLTSNKEALERFNRESLIIARLTHPNIINVIDRGTTKKGLPYFIMNYVAGETLDHSIKKGLYQNDTNKKLNIIIQMCKALSYAHNNGVIHRDIKPSNILIDLQGNVLVSDFGVAMLYDEKQDPEEITQDGVIIGTPAYMAPEQKRGSKYVTILSDLYSVGVILYFMFTGIKPASGFKRPSEMNPDISKQLEKIILKCLEEEPANRYKSVDELKESLLDFLQGGHLQAARKKEALQEITNLEDHFVLLDIIRENQYGAVYLFQKKETKELLVVKKCRRTKGGIAEAKLLTTLRHKNIVDVFGVSENDRVYIIVEGYINGGNLKERLVKTIPWQEALKIVLEICDGLSFAHKNRIIHGNVRPTNILFSDSGEVKISDFGLEEHYSREETLINWYGIPNEPKSPQTDIFAIGIILYEMLSGSLPVWHGDKLSFHEELKFLPLDLKNIISKMISNDRVKRYRSFEEIAPIIKELLPDPESPPVQTDSSKNDKSEKTILGFMKKLFSN